The DNA sequence ACGAGGTTTATGTGGTGGACAGGGCAAGATGCATGAATTATAACAGTAAGAAGTAGAAGCGAAACCACATTTCAGGGCCTGTCATCATTTCAGCCATGAAAAATAAAGCGCATTCCTCTTTCACACCCACTAGTTTCGCTTCTCATGATCCACCgcctttctctctcctttttttctttttgtcacaTTTTTCAGTCATTAGATTCGATATACCATTCCACACCCCTTTCTTTGCGCCTATTTAATCTCTCACTCCCTCCCTCAACCCCCTTGATTCTTAGATCTTACTCTCCCTCACTCCCCTTTCTCTCTTTACTTTATCCTTTCGTTATATCCGCTCTCCGTCTTCCAACATGAGAAAAGCTATACTTTGCGAGTTGTGCACTGAAGTGGCTTCTCTGTATTGTGCCTCGGACGCTGCATTTCTTTGCTCCCGCTGCGACTCCAGAGTTCACCAAGCCAATTTCCTCGTTGCTCGTCATGTTCGCCAAGCGCTCTGCTTGAATTGCAAGGGCTTCATCGGGGACCCCATTTCAGGTTCCGGAGCTCCGGCTCTCCGGCAGATTTGTCAGGCTTGCTCTCCCGTGGATCTTTCCGACGATTCCGATTCCTTTTCGTCTTCCGTTTCGAGCACTGAGTCCTCCGCTGCTGGCCCGAAGAGGATTTCGCTCGAACATCGGACAGTAGGAGACGAGATCGTGAACCGGAGCGTTACGAGCTCTGTCACGGAGATGTCTGGCGAGGATGCGTACGTCCCGGCGAGATTCTCCTTGTcggcgaagaagaagaagaagatcagagCGGTGTCGTTGAGCGTGGACGTGAAGGCAGAGGCTATTTTCGTGAATTGGTGCAGCAAGCTTGGGGTGAATGGTAATTTGGTGGTACCCGAAGCCTCCGAAGCCTTGGGATTTTCTTTGGGCATGCTGACAGCTTTTCCCTTCCGAGTGTCCGTGGCGACGTCGCTTTGGTTGGGCTTGAGATTTAGCGGGCACAATTCACTGTACACGTGTCAGAAACTGAGGAGACTGGAGGAGGTGTCCGGAGTGCCAGCTAACGTGATCCTGGCCGCTGAGGCGAAGGTCGCACGTGCGCTGAGGGTCCGGAAGGCACGACCTGAGTCTGTGGAAGGATGGGCCGAGTGTTCCGCTTGAGTTGCACGTGCGAGTACATGGTATGGTTAATGCACGTGTTTATGGACATGGGTAATCTCAGCTGAATCAAATCAGTTTCTTGAAGTTCATGCGTTTCTCTTTCATCCCCTATGATTTTTGACAGAGGAAATTAAGGATTCTAATTTTTCTGATTCTGAGGGCAAACAAGGAGTTGAAAAGCA is a window from the Juglans regia cultivar Chandler chromosome 7, Walnut 2.0, whole genome shotgun sequence genome containing:
- the LOC108983659 gene encoding B-box zinc finger protein 32 gives rise to the protein MRKAILCELCTEVASLYCASDAAFLCSRCDSRVHQANFLVARHVRQALCLNCKGFIGDPISGSGAPALRQICQACSPVDLSDDSDSFSSSVSSTESSAAGPKRISLEHRTVGDEIVNRSVTSSVTEMSGEDAYVPARFSLSAKKKKKIRAVSLSVDVKAEAIFVNWCSKLGVNGNLVVPEASEALGFSLGMLTAFPFRVSVATSLWLGLRFSGHNSLYTCQKLRRLEEVSGVPANVILAAEAKVARALRVRKARPESVEGWAECSA